From a region of the Patescibacteria group bacterium genome:
- the serS gene encoding serine--tRNA ligase — translation MIDFQKLRSNPQDFAAAVTRKGGKIDVDELLELDDERRELLQRVENLRRTQNEANQKIASAKDPALRSKLIEEMKGVASDLKNYEEQLARAQKSFDKKLLEIPNPPDKSAPDGGEDDAVTLRQVGAIRNFEFVPRDHAELGEICDLIDTRRGVKVSGSRFYYLKNEAVILEFALAQFALEILQNKGFTPMITPTLVHEKAMVATGFFPNEKMNIYEVNPSSETNAEGDDLFLTGTSEVPLTMFHADEILEGDLPKRYVGWSTCYRREAGAYGKDTKGIFRVHQFDKLEMFSFCDPEKSWDEHAFLVSVQEEILQQLGLPYRAVNIAAGDLGAPAAKKIDLEVWIPTEKRFRELTSCSNCTDFQARRAKIRFRGDSGTEFVHTLNGTAIAMTRMLVAIFENYQLANGGIEIPEALRKWVGKNVIAAKN, via the coding sequence ATGATTGATTTCCAAAAACTTCGCTCCAATCCGCAAGATTTTGCCGCGGCAGTCACCCGCAAAGGCGGAAAAATAGATGTGGACGAATTACTCGAGCTCGACGACGAGCGACGAGAATTGTTGCAAAGAGTGGAAAATTTGCGGCGCACGCAAAACGAAGCAAACCAAAAAATCGCGAGCGCGAAAGACCCTGCCCTGCGCTCGAAATTGATTGAAGAGATGAAAGGTGTCGCGAGCGACTTGAAAAATTACGAAGAACAGCTCGCCCGCGCGCAAAAATCCTTCGACAAAAAATTACTCGAGATTCCGAACCCCCCGGACAAGTCCGCGCCCGACGGCGGCGAAGACGATGCCGTCACACTGCGCCAGGTCGGCGCGATTCGCAATTTCGAATTTGTACCGCGCGATCATGCCGAGCTCGGCGAAATCTGTGACCTCATCGACACGCGCCGCGGCGTGAAAGTTTCCGGCTCGCGTTTTTATTATTTGAAAAATGAAGCCGTCATACTCGAATTCGCGCTCGCGCAGTTCGCGCTGGAAATCCTACAAAACAAGGGTTTTACGCCGATGATTACACCGACGCTCGTTCATGAAAAAGCGATGGTCGCGACCGGCTTCTTCCCGAATGAGAAGATGAACATTTACGAAGTGAATCCGTCGAGCGAGACGAATGCCGAAGGCGACGATTTGTTTTTGACTGGCACGAGCGAAGTACCGCTCACGATGTTTCACGCCGATGAAATTTTGGAAGGCGATTTGCCAAAAAGATATGTCGGCTGGTCGACCTGCTACCGCCGCGAGGCGGGCGCGTACGGCAAAGACACGAAGGGTATTTTCCGCGTCCATCAATTCGACAAGCTTGAAATGTTTTCGTTTTGCGATCCAGAGAAATCCTGGGACGAACACGCTTTCCTCGTCAGTGTACAGGAAGAAATTTTGCAGCAACTCGGACTACCCTACCGCGCAGTCAATATCGCCGCGGGCGATCTCGGCGCACCAGCGGCGAAGAAGATCGATCTCGAAGTCTGGATTCCAACTGAGAAAAGATTTCGTGAATTGACGAGCTGCTCGAATTGCACTGATTTCCAAGCCCGCCGCGCGAAGATTCGTTTTCGCGGTGACAGCGGCACGGAATTCGTCCACACGCTGAATGGCACGGCAATCGCGATGACCAGAATGTTGGTCGCGATTTTCGAGAATTACCAACTCGCGAATGGTGGTATCGAGATCCCCGAAGCCCTGCGCAAATGGGTCGGTAAAAATGTGATTGCGGCGAAGAATTAA